TTGTTCATCGTGGCTGGTCACATGTACCGCACGAACTGGGGCATTGGGCACTCCATCAAGGAGATCCTCGAAGGTCAGAAGGGTGATCCTCTTCTCTTCCCTGCAACCAAGGGGCACGACGGACTCTTTGAGTTCATGACTACCTCTTGGCATGCTCAGTTGGGCGTCAATCTGGCCATGCTCGGCTCTCTGAGCATCATCGTGGCCCAGCACATGTATGCGATGCCTCCGTATCCATACATGGCGATTGACTACCCCACTCAGATTGGACTGTTCACCCATCACATGTGGATCGGTGGCTTCCTAATCGTTGGCGCTGCTGCTCACGCAGCCATCGCCATGATTCGCGATTACGACCCTGCAAAACATGTGGACAACGTGCTCGATCGTGTGCTCAAAGCGCGCGATGCGATCATCAGCCACCTGAACTGGGTTTGCATTTGGCTTGGAGCTCATAGCTTCGGCCTTTATGTCCACAACGACACGATGCGTGCTCTGGGTCGTCCCCAAGACATGTTCAGCGATTCGGCGATTTCGATTCAGCCGGTCTTTGCGCAGTGGATTCAGGGCATCCATGCAGGAGCCGCAGGAAGCACCGCTCCCAACGCACTTGCTGGTGTGAGTGAGGTGTTTAACGGCTCCACGATTGCTGTTGGAGGCAAGGTTGCAGCAGCAGCGATTCCTCTCGGAACCGCTGATTTCATGGTGCACCACATTCACGCATTCACAATTCATGTGACTGTGCTGATTCTTCTGAAGGGCGTGCTTTATGCCCGCAGCTCCCGCCTCGTTCCAGACAAAGCAAACTTGGGCTTCCGTTTCCCATGCGACGGCCCAGGCCGTGGTGGCACCTGTCAGGTGTCTGCTTGGGACCACGTATTCCTTGGTCTGTTCTGGATGTACAACTCCCTGTCCGTCGTGATCTTCCACTTCAGCTGGAAGATGCAGAGCGATGTTTGGGGAACCGTCAATGCTGATGGAAGTGTTCAGCACATCACAAATGGCAATTTTGCCAACAGTGCAATCACCATCAACGGCTGGCTGCGTGACTTCCTGTGGGCCCAGGCCGCTCAGGTGATCAACAGCTATGGCTCAAACACCAGTGCCTATGGCCTGATGTTCCTTGGTGCTCACTTTGTCTGGGCCTTCAGTTTGATGTTCTTGTTTAGTGGCCGCGGCTACTGGCAAGAGCTTATTGAGTCCATTGTTTGGGCTCATAACAAGCTGAAGGTTGCACCTGCCATCCAGCCTCGTGCACTTTCAATCACCCAGGGCCGTGCCGTGGGTGTCGCTCATTACCTCTTGGGCGGCATCGCGACCACATGGGCCTTCTTCCACGCCCACATCCTTGTGGTCGGCTGACCTCACTGACCTTTCCCTCTAATGGCAACGAAATTTCCTTCGTTTAGCCAGGGTCTGGCACAGGACCCGACAACCCGCCGCATTTGGTACGGGATCGCCACGGCTCACGACTTCGAGAGCCATGACGGAATGACGGAGGAGAAGCTTTACCAAAAGCTCTTCTCCACCCATTTCGGGCATCTCGCGATCATCGGCCTTTGGGTTTCGGGAAACCTGTTCCATATCGCCTGGCAGGGCAACTTCGAACAGTGGGTCTCCGACCCACTGCACGTCCGCCCAATCGCTCATGCAATTTGGGATCCCCACTTTGGTCAAGGCGCAATTGATGCCTTCACTCAAGCGGGTGCATCCTCCCCAGTGAATATTGCCTATTCAGGCCTTTATCACTGGTTTTACACCATCGGCATGACCACGAATGCCGAGCTGTATCAGGGATCCATCTTCATGATGATCCTGTCAGCTTGGGCTCTGTTCGCTGGTTGGCTGCATTTGCAGCCCAAGTTCCGTCCCTCCCTTGCTTGGTTCAAAAACGCGGAATCCCGCCTGAACCATCACCTTGCAGTCCTGTTTGGATTCAGCTCAATCGCTTGGACCGGTCACCTGGTTCACGTGGCTATCCCTGAGTCCCGCGGTCAGCACGTTGGTTGGGACAACTTCCTCAGCGTGATGCCTCACCCAGCAGGTCTGGGTCCATTCTTCACCGGCAATTGGGGCGTTTATGCCCAAAATCCTGACACCACAGGTCAGATTTTTGGTACCGCTGAAGGATCGGGCACTGCAATCCTGACCTTCCTCGGTGGCTTCCACCCTCAGACCGAAGCCCTCTGGCTAACAGATATCGCTCACCATCATTTGGCCATTGGCGTGATCTTCGTGATCGCTGGTCATATGTATCGGACGAACTTCGGTATCGGTCACTCGATCCGCGAGATCCTTGAAGCTCACAACCCACCAACCGGTACCCCCGGCGACCTGGGTGCTGGCCATAAAGGTCTCTACGACACCATCAACAACAGCCTGCACTTCCAGCTTGGTCTTGCTCTCGCCTCTTTGGGCGTGATCACCAGCCTGGTGGCACAGCACATGTACGCCATGCCGTCGTATGCCTTCATCGCGAAGGACTACACGACCCAGGCTGCCCTCTACACCCATCACCAGTACATCGCCATCGCCTTGATGTGCGGTGCCTTTGCTCACGGTGCGATCTTCTTTATTCGTGACTACGACCCCGAAGCCAATAAGGACAACGTCCTGGGTCGGATGCTCGAGCACAAAGAAGCCATCATCAGCCACTTGAGCTGGGTCTCCCTTTTCCTTGGCTTCCATACCCTTGGCCTCTACGTCCATAACGACGTGGTTGTGGCCTTTGGAACCCCTGAAAAGCAGATCTTGGTTGAGCCTGTCTTTGCACAGTTCGTCCAGGCTGCTTCCGGTAAGGCGATTTACGGCTTCGATGTTCTCCTAGCGAACGCTGGTGGCGCTGCTGCCAATGCCAACGCTGCCTACATGGGCGGTTGGATGGATGCCATTAATGGTGTTCGTGGCAGCAATGACTTGTTCCTACCAATTGGTCCTGGTGACTTCCTTGTTCACCACGCCATTGCTCTAGGTCTCCACACCACCACCCTGATCCTTGTGAAGGGTGCTCTGGACGCACGTGGCTCCAAGTTGATGCCTGACAAGAAGGACTTTGGCTACTCCTTCCCCTGCGACGGTCCTGGCCGTGGCGGCACCTGTGACATCTCTGCCTGGGACGCGTTCTATCTCGCTGTCTTCTGGGCTTTGAACACAGTGGGTTGGGTCACCTTCTACTGGCATTGGAAGCACCTTGCGATTTGGCAAGGCAACGTGGCTCAGTTCAACGAATCCAGCACCTATCTGATGGGTTGGTTCCGTGACTACCTCTGGCTGAACAGCTCACAGCTGATCAATGGATACAACCCATTTGGCAGCAACAACCTGGCCGTCTGGTCTTGGATGTTCCTGTTTGGTCATCTGGTTTGGGCTACCGGCTTCATGTTCCTGATTTCCTGGCGCGGTTACTGGCAGGAGCTCATTGAGACCATCGTTTGGGCTCACGAACGCAGTCCTATCGCCAACATGATGGGCTGGCGTGACAAGCCTGTGGCTCTCTCCATCGTTCAGGCACGTGTTGTTGGTCTTGCTCACTTCACGGTTGGTTATGTGCTCACGTACGGAGCCTTCTTGATCGCCTCCACTTCTGGCAAGTTCGGATGACTTAGTCCCAACCTCTGCCTGATTAACGAAGCGTTTCTCAGAGATTCACCCGTCCGGTATTCCGGGCGGGTTTTTTATGTGGATGGATTGTTCAGCGCTATCTCTTCTGTGTTGGCGATGTCCGCTGCTGTTAGGGGACGTCTTCGTTTAATTCCCGCCACTGAAGGCGATGTCCAGAGTGCGTAGATAGGTATGAAGGCCTGCATCTTGAATCGGCAGCACGTAGGCATCAGCTCCGGATTCATTGTGGTGAGAATGCCAGTAACCGGGGGGTGTCACGAAGGCCGCTCCCGGGGCCCAATCTTCACGATGCCCATTGATAATCATCCCCTTCGCATCCAGCTCTGTGCCGATCATCGTGTAGCAGCCGGGTTGGCAATCAACCGCGAAATCGAGTGCGATCGATTGGTGGCGATGGGGTCGTTGTATCTGGCCAGCAGGCAAGATTCCGAGCATGGCCCAGAGCGTATGGGTGATCGTTCGCGTTTGTGGAAAATTGCTGTTGCCCAGCAAAACGCTGACACGGTTGGCACGAGCACCGTTGGGGCTTTTTGCAATCGCATCAAGATGTCGTTTGCTGTCCTGATGGCTGTAAAAGCTCGGCTCAAAGCGAGCTTGTGCTGGCTCGACGCCGAGATAACGCAGGAGCGGTGCATCATGCACCCAATAAAGTCCTGCTTTTTCGATGCTGCTGTGAATTGCGTCGCCACCCGCAGGCAGCACCAAGATGTCTCCCTTTGACCATTGAAATGTTCGCCCGCAGGCTTGCGTTTCCCCTTCTCCATTCGTGATGAAAAACAGCTGACTGGTCGCAACAGCACTGGTGCGTTGTTGACCACGGTCGAGGCGAACAAAATTCGCACAAAGAGAAGGACCGGTGGCTGGACCAGAGCAGCCAAGCATTTCACTCAGATCTAGAGGAAGTACATCGCAACCGGATTGATCGAAAAAATCTGGCGAAAACGACCGATAGGGAATTGCATTGATCAGCCCACTCTGTTGAGGGTTCGCAGCGGAGCGGTAATCAAAAAAATGGGCTTGCTCAGATGAGGCCTGATGCAAAGCGGGAGCTAACAGGGTGTTGACCTCAACGAGACGCATACCTTATCGATCAATGGGATTTGGATTGTATGGGTTTTGTCATCCCTGGAAGCCGGCGTTGAGCCGGATGCGCACCGGCACAGGATGGTTCGAAGTTTGTTCAGGCAAATGGTGAAACCAGCTTGAAGCGTTCCCTGTCCCAAAGGATGAGAGAGAAGCAATCGCCAATCTGATAAAGATAAAGTTTGTGGACATTGTCAACAAGATGGATATTGGCTTCATGACATTCCTTCAATCGATAATTTGGAATGCGCTCTGAGAGATGGTGAATATGGTGATAAGCGATATCGGCAGTAAACCAATTCAAAACGGCAGGCATTTGAAGGAAAGAGGATCCAGAAATGGCTCCACGAAAATAACTCCAATTGTCTTCATCACTTGTATAAGAATCGGGGAAATTGTGTTGGATGAAAAAGACGGCAATCATCACCGCTGCACTGCAGCTCATTACCACTGAATAGAGGATCCAGAAATGTGCATATCCTATAGAACTTCCGATCCACCACCACAACAACCCAACGACTGCAGTGTTGGCAACCATGTCTACACATTCTCCGCTGGTGTAAAAGAAACTAGATTTGTAATTCAAACAAACATGTTTTGGGGATATCCAGGAGCCGGTACGCACCATCTTTATGGTGCTTTTGATGGAATGGCCAATGAATTCAAAAAAGCTCAAAAGTAAGGCAAGTCTTGGCTTAATGATGAGATAGAAGAATCCACCTGGGAATAGCAGCAATGGATGGCGTAAGACGCGATAAAGCCACTGGGAACGTGGAGATCGCGCTTCGTATTGCTCGCGTGTGATGAGAGCTGATGGTCCGCGATAGCGATCCCAATTTCCATTGTGTTTGTGATGGAAAGCGTGTCCCCGTGACCAGGGATGTTGCGGCATGCCGTGAATCAAGCTCAAGCCGAAGGCTGCAATTCGATTCGACCGTTTGGAGCTGAACAGGCTTTGATGACCGCAGTCATGCATCAGGGAGAAGCTGCGACTGAGCAGCAGAACCATCAACACGAGGAGCAAGGGTGTCAACACGATGGCTGTGGTGTTGAACGATGTTGTGACCGCAGACATCGCGATCGCTACCGCGATGATCGGAACCACGGTGTTCAGGATCTGCCAGCTCGCTATGCGGTCATCGCTGGCCATAAAAGGAGCGAGTTTGAAGTCGATCCGTTTGGGGTAAGCGCTAGGCGCCATGTCTTGGCTAATCGTCTGAGTGGTCGTTGTCATGCAGCTTCCACGTGGGGTGCCGCGATCGGCTTGATGGGTGAACCTATCTCTTTTTTGCTGCAACCGGTTTGTCAATTGCCTGGTGAGCTCTGAATGTGAGTCTTCTCCCTCCATCCTTTGAGGCTCAAATAAACGGCTGGAACAACAAACAGAGAAAGCAGCGTGGAGATCAGCAAGCCGCTAAATACCACCGTTCCAATGCTGATTCGACTGGCTGAACCTGTGCCGCTTGCCAGCAGCAGCGGCAGAAAACCAGCTAAGGAGGTAATCGCTGTCAGAACAATTGGACGCATCCGCTCTTCCGCCGCGTCAGTGATCGCCTCGCGAAGGGGCAGGCCGGCCCGGAGCCTTTGATTGGCAAACTCCACAATCAGAATTCCGTTTTTTGCCGCCAAACTCACGAGGACGAGAAGACCCATCTGGCCGTAAACGTCTAGCGGTAGCCCACGCAATTTGATTCCGATCAGCGCACCTAGCAGTGCCAGAGGCACTGTCAGCAAAATGACTAGGGGGTCGAGAAAGCTCTCATAGAGACCAGCTAGTAAGAGGTAGACCACCACCACGCTCAAACCAAAGAAGGCCCAGGTGACGCCTTCGGCGACCCTTTCTTCCTCCGCAAGGCCTGTAAAAGCAAGCCCGATGTTGCCGCCTCCAATTTGTTCGCCTGCTGCCTCAAGGATGTTGATGGCTTGCCCACTACTCGTTTCTTTCCCGGGTAAGGCGCTGATACGGATGGATCGGTTAAGGGCGTAGTGGTCAATCGATCCTGTGCCCTCAACTTGTTCAAGTCGCGCCACGCTTTCAGCGCTGACGAGTTCCCCATCCCGGTTCCGGAGCATGAGGGATTCGATGTCCTCTGGACGATTGCGGTCGCTGCCCTCCATTTGAATCCAGATGCTCCGTATTTCTCCGTCGGCGTAGGTGTCATCGAGATAGCGCCCGCCGACGGCCATGCCAATCGAATTCAGAGTTTCTCTGTAGGGGAGGTTCAGTGCAGCCATTTGGTCGCGGTCTAAAACGAGGCGCCATCTCGGGGCACTGGCGTCGAAACGGGTGCTGACCCGTTCAAATTTGCCCGTTTCCTTGGCACTCGCAATAAAGGCTTTGGCGACCTGTTCGAATTGGACCAGGTTCAGTTGGCCACCACTGCGGTCTAGAAGCTCAATGTTTAAGGCTGAATCCCCGCTAAACCCTCGAACGGTGGGGGGGGTAATCAGCACAACTCTGGCATCTGTAATCGAACGATTCAGGGCTTTTTGCAGTCGTCGTTTGATGGCTTGATCGCTCTGATCTGCACGCCTTCTCTCCTGGAGAGGTTTTAATCTCAGGTAAAAGGAACCCTTGTCTTCCCCGCTTTGTCCGAACGAACTTCCTGCATAGAAGTTCCCTGACCGGATGAGTGGCTCTTGCTCAACGACAGCGCGAATGGAATCCATGCTTGCCATGCTTCGTTCAAGGCTGGCGCCTTCCGACAAGGTGAAATAACCACGGATTTGGCCCTGGTCTTCGTTAGGGATAAAGGCTGTCGGCGTGGTGCGAAGGACGACT
The Synechococcus sp. CC9311 DNA segment above includes these coding regions:
- the psaA gene encoding photosystem I core protein PsaA, with product MTISPPERGSTAKSQVEKVDNPATFELFGKPGHFDRALAKGPKTTTWVWNLHANAHDFDSHTSDLEEVSRKIFSAHFGHLAVIFIWLSGAFFHGARFSNFSGWLADPTHVKPSAQVVWPVFGQEILNGDMGAGFQGIQITSGLFHVWRAWGITNETQLMSLAIGALVMAGLMLNAGVFHYHKAAPKLEWFQNVESMLNHHLAGLLGLGSLSWTGHLLHVSLPTTKLMDAIDAGQPLVLNGKTIASVADIPLPHEFFNQDLIAQLYPGFGAGIGAFFSGDWAAYSDFLTFKGGINPVTGSMWMSDIAHHHLAIAVLFIVAGHMYRTNWGIGHSIKEILEGQKGDPLLFPATKGHDGLFEFMTTSWHAQLGVNLAMLGSLSIIVAQHMYAMPPYPYMAIDYPTQIGLFTHHMWIGGFLIVGAAAHAAIAMIRDYDPAKHVDNVLDRVLKARDAIISHLNWVCIWLGAHSFGLYVHNDTMRALGRPQDMFSDSAISIQPVFAQWIQGIHAGAAGSTAPNALAGVSEVFNGSTIAVGGKVAAAAIPLGTADFMVHHIHAFTIHVTVLILLKGVLYARSSRLVPDKANLGFRFPCDGPGRGGTCQVSAWDHVFLGLFWMYNSLSVVIFHFSWKMQSDVWGTVNADGSVQHITNGNFANSAITINGWLRDFLWAQAAQVINSYGSNTSAYGLMFLGAHFVWAFSLMFLFSGRGYWQELIESIVWAHNKLKVAPAIQPRALSITQGRAVGVAHYLLGGIATTWAFFHAHILVVG
- the psaB gene encoding photosystem I core protein PsaB translates to MATKFPSFSQGLAQDPTTRRIWYGIATAHDFESHDGMTEEKLYQKLFSTHFGHLAIIGLWVSGNLFHIAWQGNFEQWVSDPLHVRPIAHAIWDPHFGQGAIDAFTQAGASSPVNIAYSGLYHWFYTIGMTTNAELYQGSIFMMILSAWALFAGWLHLQPKFRPSLAWFKNAESRLNHHLAVLFGFSSIAWTGHLVHVAIPESRGQHVGWDNFLSVMPHPAGLGPFFTGNWGVYAQNPDTTGQIFGTAEGSGTAILTFLGGFHPQTEALWLTDIAHHHLAIGVIFVIAGHMYRTNFGIGHSIREILEAHNPPTGTPGDLGAGHKGLYDTINNSLHFQLGLALASLGVITSLVAQHMYAMPSYAFIAKDYTTQAALYTHHQYIAIALMCGAFAHGAIFFIRDYDPEANKDNVLGRMLEHKEAIISHLSWVSLFLGFHTLGLYVHNDVVVAFGTPEKQILVEPVFAQFVQAASGKAIYGFDVLLANAGGAAANANAAYMGGWMDAINGVRGSNDLFLPIGPGDFLVHHAIALGLHTTTLILVKGALDARGSKLMPDKKDFGYSFPCDGPGRGGTCDISAWDAFYLAVFWALNTVGWVTFYWHWKHLAIWQGNVAQFNESSTYLMGWFRDYLWLNSSQLINGYNPFGSNNLAVWSWMFLFGHLVWATGFMFLISWRGYWQELIETIVWAHERSPIANMMGWRDKPVALSIVQARVVGLAHFTVGYVLTYGAFLIASTSGKFG
- a CDS encoding cupin yields the protein MRLVEVNTLLAPALHQASSEQAHFFDYRSAANPQQSGLINAIPYRSFSPDFFDQSGCDVLPLDLSEMLGCSGPATGPSLCANFVRLDRGQQRTSAVATSQLFFITNGEGETQACGRTFQWSKGDILVLPAGGDAIHSSIEKAGLYWVHDAPLLRYLGVEPAQARFEPSFYSHQDSKRHLDAIAKSPNGARANRVSVLLGNSNFPQTRTITHTLWAMLGILPAGQIQRPHRHQSIALDFAVDCQPGCYTMIGTELDAKGMIINGHREDWAPGAAFVTPPGYWHSHHNESGADAYVLPIQDAGLHTYLRTLDIAFSGGN
- a CDS encoding fatty acid desaturase is translated as MTTTTQTISQDMAPSAYPKRIDFKLAPFMASDDRIASWQILNTVVPIIAVAIAMSAVTTSFNTTAIVLTPLLLVLMVLLLSRSFSLMHDCGHQSLFSSKRSNRIAAFGLSLIHGMPQHPWSRGHAFHHKHNGNWDRYRGPSALITREQYEARSPRSQWLYRVLRHPLLLFPGGFFYLIIKPRLALLLSFFEFIGHSIKSTIKMVRTGSWISPKHVCLNYKSSFFYTSGECVDMVANTAVVGLLWWWIGSSIGYAHFWILYSVVMSCSAAVMIAVFFIQHNFPDSYTSDEDNWSYFRGAISGSSFLQMPAVLNWFTADIAYHHIHHLSERIPNYRLKECHEANIHLVDNVHKLYLYQIGDCFSLILWDRERFKLVSPFA